The genomic DNA TATTATTATTCCAACTACCAATAAGAGAATTGATTCCTATTTTAATCATATAGAAGATAAAGAAGGTGTACGTCTATGGAAGCGGAGATCTACGGAAGACGTATTCGCGCTTTTCGAAAGTTGAAAGGTTATACTCAGGAACAGCTTGCGAAGGAACTCGGTGTTTCGGTATCTGTACTAGGAGAGATCGAGCGAGGGAACCGAAGACCTACAAATGGTTTTATGCAGCTAGTAGCTAAGCAGCTCAGAGTTCCGCTTGAGGAACTTTTTCCTTTAGAACACAACTGAAAAATGAAGTGAAGCGTGTTAACGATTGGTGATGTTGCTTTATCGCACGGTTCAATACCTTGAAACCGGAAAGATTCTGGGTATCCTATGGCTAAAGAGAAGATTGATGTAGCAATGCTTCATCTTGATCGTCTTATAGAGCTTAAAGGAGAAAAAGTCTCCGTTCACGAAATAGGTAAACATGTTGAATAATACTCAATAGAACTTCGCGGTAACGGTAAGGTTCTTTACCAAATCAATGTAACGACTACGAGAGATGGTCATGCTGAATTACTATGCGGGTTTATTGCAGAGCTTGAATCTAGACAGGCAGTTTGACTTTCTAACTAGCTCTTCGTCTTTGCCATGATACACCCGGGGCGTTTGTCATAAGTTTTATATAAGTGAATGCTTGCTATTCATGATGCTTTCCGATAAAGTTATAGCGGGATAAACATAGATTTGACAGGAGTGATAAAGATGAGTCAGGAGCTTGAACTGAATGACCTTCTTAAAGTAAGAAGAGAAAAGCTTGACGTTCTGAAAGAGAATAATATTGATCCATTCGGACATCGGTTTGATCGTTCTCACTCAGCTAGCAAAATGCTAGAAGAGTTCGATTCTTTTTCAAAGGAAGAATTAGCTGAACAAAGCAAGGCAGTTTCCTTAGCTGGAAGAATTATGACTAAACGCGGAAAAGGAAAAGCAGGATTCGCGCATATTCAAGATTTAACTGGTCAAATTCAGCTTTATGTTCGTAAAGACACTGTTGGAGATGAGCAGTATGATCTTTTTGATTCAATGGATATTGGAGATATCATTGGTGTAAGTGGTGAAGCGTTCAAAACAAAAGTCGGAGAACTCTCTGTTAAAGTGAGTGACCTTCATTTGCTTTCAAAATCTCTACGTCCATTGCCAGACAAATTCCATGGTTTGAAAGATGTAGAACAACG from Pseudalkalibacillus hwajinpoensis includes the following:
- a CDS encoding helix-turn-helix domain-containing protein, giving the protein MEAEIYGRRIRAFRKLKGYTQEQLAKELGVSVSVLGEIERGNRRPTNGFMQLVAKQLRVPLEELFPLEHN